One genomic segment of Chitinophaga sancti includes these proteins:
- a CDS encoding OFA family MFS transporter, whose product MNKLKNRWLIAASAVGIHLSIGSVYAWSVYTKPLIAQLGWGLKETQFTFSLAIFFLGMSAAFLGSYVEKLGPKKSGRLAALFFGVGIAGSGLAVYAHSLWGLYLSYGVVGGIGLGLGYITPITSLVKWFPDKKGLATGLAIMGFGFAALISSPLIVYLIGHTSIPTTFFIMGGSYFVVILAASSYIAPPPEGYGGPAKTKEITGLTAKEAIRTKKFWYLWIMFFLNISCGIAIISAASPMAQESAGLTTAAAAAMVGFMGIFNGGGRIGWSAASDFLGRPNTYITFLCIEIAAFLLLPGVHNALLFQLLIFLIVSCYGAGFSTTTAYISDLFGTKELGAIVGYMLTAWAAAGMAGPLFAAIARSASTSYNGTLYCFSVLLVIALVFSILLKRLLNKTS is encoded by the coding sequence ATGAACAAACTTAAGAACAGGTGGCTCATTGCAGCCTCCGCAGTTGGGATCCATCTCTCCATTGGCTCTGTGTACGCCTGGAGTGTGTACACAAAACCGTTAATAGCACAACTGGGATGGGGACTGAAAGAGACACAGTTTACATTCAGCCTGGCTATTTTTTTCCTTGGTATGTCAGCTGCCTTCCTGGGCAGTTATGTTGAAAAGCTAGGCCCGAAAAAATCCGGGCGACTTGCGGCGCTTTTCTTCGGTGTAGGCATAGCAGGTTCAGGATTGGCAGTATATGCGCACTCACTGTGGGGGCTGTACCTGTCTTATGGCGTTGTTGGTGGTATCGGTCTGGGCCTGGGCTATATCACACCTATTACCTCACTGGTAAAATGGTTCCCTGACAAGAAAGGGCTGGCCACCGGTCTGGCGATTATGGGATTTGGTTTTGCCGCATTGATCAGTAGCCCGCTCATTGTATACCTGATCGGACATACCAGTATTCCCACTACCTTCTTTATCATGGGTGGTAGCTACTTTGTAGTAATCCTGGCTGCGTCTTCTTACATTGCACCGCCTCCTGAAGGTTATGGCGGACCAGCAAAAACAAAGGAAATTACAGGGCTGACAGCGAAGGAAGCTATCCGTACTAAGAAATTCTGGTACCTGTGGATCATGTTCTTCCTCAATATCAGTTGTGGTATCGCCATCATTTCCGCAGCTTCTCCAATGGCGCAGGAATCTGCCGGTTTGACCACAGCAGCTGCAGCCGCAATGGTTGGGTTCATGGGGATCTTCAATGGCGGTGGCCGTATTGGCTGGTCTGCAGCGTCTGACTTCCTGGGAAGACCCAATACCTATATTACCTTCCTCTGTATTGAAATTGCGGCATTCCTGTTATTGCCTGGGGTGCACAATGCACTGTTATTCCAGCTGTTGATATTTTTGATCGTTTCCTGCTATGGTGCAGGTTTCTCCACCACCACTGCCTATATCAGTGACCTGTTTGGTACAAAGGAACTGGGTGCGATAGTAGGGTATATGCTTACTGCATGGGCTGCTGCCGGTATGGCGGGTCCGCTGTTCGCCGCAATCGCAAGAAGTGCAAGTACCAGTTACAATGGAACATTATATTGCTTTAGCGTGCTGCTGGTGATTGCGCTGGTATTTTCCATACTGCTGAAGCGGTTATTAAATAAGACTAGTTGA
- a CDS encoding sugar phosphate isomerase/epimerase → MTTRRTFLTQAGLLGAGLAFGLSSNRLLAAGKINAKAGLQLYSLREELPKDVKGVIAKVAAAGYKQVETYGYSKKNGFWGLSAQEFKALLTKHGLTSPSGHYALDTEADQDASIEAAKILGQEYLTMAYIDEKKRKTAADIKNVVAELNKLADKAKKHGLKMAYHNHDFEFNTVDGVMLYEELLKGTNPALVHFEMDIYWVVRSGQDPVAWINKYPGRFTMVHVKDMDKANPELNTEVGKGSINFKTIFAKAKTAGIKYYIVEQENFSIDPYESITESSKYLRTVLFA, encoded by the coding sequence ATGACCACAAGAAGAACTTTCCTTACCCAGGCAGGCCTGCTCGGCGCCGGACTGGCGTTTGGGCTCTCGTCGAACCGTTTACTGGCTGCTGGTAAGATCAATGCAAAAGCAGGATTGCAGCTCTATTCCCTCCGCGAAGAACTACCCAAAGATGTAAAAGGCGTGATCGCAAAAGTAGCTGCCGCCGGCTACAAACAAGTAGAAACCTACGGCTATAGCAAAAAGAATGGCTTCTGGGGACTCAGCGCCCAGGAATTCAAAGCCCTGCTCACTAAGCATGGCCTCACCAGCCCAAGCGGACACTACGCCCTGGACACCGAAGCAGATCAGGACGCTTCTATTGAGGCTGCCAAAATACTGGGACAGGAATACCTGACCATGGCTTACATCGATGAAAAGAAGCGCAAAACAGCTGCTGATATCAAAAATGTAGTTGCTGAACTGAATAAACTGGCTGATAAAGCAAAGAAACACGGCCTGAAAATGGCGTACCATAACCACGATTTCGAATTCAATACCGTGGATGGCGTAATGCTGTACGAAGAACTGCTGAAGGGTACCAACCCTGCACTGGTGCATTTCGAAATGGATATTTACTGGGTAGTGCGTTCGGGTCAGGATCCTGTTGCCTGGATCAACAAATACCCTGGCCGCTTTACCATGGTACATGTGAAAGATATGGATAAGGCCAACCCTGAACTGAACACCGAAGTTGGTAAAGGAAGTATTAATTTCAAAACCATCTTTGCAAAAGCAAAAACGGCTGGTATTAAATATTATATCGTAGAACAGGAGAATTTCTCCATCGATCCTTACGAGAGCATCACAGAAAGTTCAAAATACCTGCGTACAGTATTATTTGCATAA
- a CDS encoding site-2 protease family protein: MRNAVKLFRIKGIPVGVHWIFLLVSCWILFIPIISRGDSQRIGWTALGILSIFGCVMLHELGHTLASIHAGIPVKNIRLLPTGGIPTIAMQPEKRGHLLLITFAGPAVNLFIALLLLPFLDDYTPFWDTHQLVFNITPNNYLVFLHNINVMLVVFNLLPAFPMDMERLLSPQASLMGTRILGLLFFVGGTVLLNRWLVFFGLYLLLMGATEKRLVLKPRVKNVCLGDIVNKDFKTVNASVTMEEANAYLLGDHHRSYVVLNNQSPIGVIDSQVIHFSQAPGYYRRKVYTMMDKGAKLMNGNMTIFDCWDELPDEHLVQVPVVQDGRLLGVVSRETVKEYLTDKENAVSFG; encoded by the coding sequence ATGAGAAACGCCGTCAAACTCTTCCGCATTAAGGGTATCCCGGTGGGGGTACACTGGATCTTTCTGCTGGTCAGCTGTTGGATACTATTTATCCCGATCATTTCACGAGGCGACTCACAGCGCATAGGATGGACTGCCCTGGGCATATTGTCTATTTTCGGTTGTGTCATGCTGCACGAACTGGGCCACACCCTGGCGAGTATTCATGCAGGCATACCTGTCAAAAATATCCGTCTGCTGCCTACCGGTGGCATTCCTACAATTGCTATGCAGCCTGAAAAAAGAGGTCACCTGTTACTGATCACCTTTGCAGGTCCTGCTGTAAATCTTTTCATCGCCCTGCTGTTGCTGCCTTTCCTGGATGATTATACACCATTCTGGGATACACATCAGCTGGTATTCAATATCACACCTAACAACTACCTGGTATTCTTACATAATATCAACGTAATGCTCGTGGTGTTTAACCTGCTTCCCGCCTTTCCGATGGACATGGAAAGACTCCTTTCTCCACAGGCGTCCCTGATGGGAACCCGCATACTGGGTTTGCTGTTCTTTGTGGGTGGCACCGTGCTGCTGAACCGCTGGCTGGTCTTCTTCGGACTGTACCTGTTGCTGATGGGTGCTACTGAAAAAAGACTGGTGCTGAAACCACGTGTAAAAAATGTGTGTCTGGGAGATATTGTAAATAAAGACTTCAAAACTGTGAATGCTTCCGTTACCATGGAAGAAGCCAATGCTTATCTGCTGGGTGACCATCACCGCTCTTATGTGGTACTGAACAACCAGTCTCCTATTGGGGTCATTGATAGCCAGGTCATCCACTTTAGTCAGGCGCCTGGCTACTACAGACGGAAAGTCTATACTATGATGGACAAAGGCGCGAAACTGATGAATGGTAATATGACTATTTTTGATTGCTGGGATGAGTTGCCGGACGAACACCTGGTACAGGTACCGGTGGTGCAGGATGGCCGGTTGCTGGGGGTTGTGAGCAGGGAAACCGTCAAAGAATATTTAACGGATAAAGAGAATGCTGTTAGTTTTGGCTAA
- a CDS encoding MFS transporter — MAVAGGGMMAQIAVTNTYVQTHVEDRMRSRVISYYVMAFEGMLPIGNLLTGTIAHQLGAKHTVTMQSIAGAVCVALFKYYTRSVRQDTPHRSAEAIP, encoded by the coding sequence GTGGCGGTGGCAGGAGGGGGGATGATGGCGCAGATTGCCGTTACGAATACTTATGTGCAAACGCATGTAGAGGATCGTATGCGCAGCCGGGTGATCAGTTATTATGTGATGGCGTTTGAGGGGATGCTGCCAATCGGGAATTTACTCACAGGCACGATCGCGCACCAGTTGGGAGCTAAGCATACGGTGACAATGCAGAGCATTGCCGGTGCCGTATGCGTCGCGTTATTTAAATATTATACCAGGTCTGTCAGACAGGATACCCCACATAGATCAGCGGAGGCAATCCCTTAA
- a CDS encoding DUF6717 family protein has protein sequence MKKTFRFYKTEKGSWYIDLPEWTDGIEALQMVEGADTMLDTVSNQSDEVYLELSDEPFEGADVLHLTENLQDSITGGIYMMPFYKGTEINHPMWLCGVTAFVFKGLPPLIYVGYPV, from the coding sequence ATGAAAAAGACATTCAGATTTTACAAAACCGAAAAAGGCAGCTGGTATATAGACCTGCCGGAATGGACAGACGGTATTGAAGCCCTGCAAATGGTAGAAGGCGCCGATACGATGCTCGACACTGTAAGCAATCAATCCGATGAAGTTTACCTGGAACTGAGCGACGAACCTTTTGAAGGTGCAGACGTACTCCACCTTACAGAGAACCTCCAGGACAGTATCACAGGCGGTATCTATATGATGCCTTTCTACAAGGGTACTGAAATCAATCACCCCATGTGGTTATGTGGTGTGACAGCGTTTGTATTTAAGGGATTGCCTCCGCTGATCTATGTGGGGTATCCTGTCTGA
- a CDS encoding DUF1266 domain-containing protein: protein MKTILTWLIIGAAVGYFVYTRVLPLFSSKKKRKPFTPIHRDENSTLTNSQYKKIALGAIYSEMTHAYINTLATGLDKSYVNGTLLQSYWKLKTASDARAKLVYLRDKGYRYYLPAIYRALMAKTAEEQEDIIDQSFQEEEDKGKVYSQLHNLIDTMPELLQDGILQDEQDILKYGMIGWDCGRLVFLTRLCLEARIINESEAWAFIDAASELAHITYTDWESYAKSYILGRAMWGGIHSGNRDVAAIARYLLERDESPWLQLPW, encoded by the coding sequence ATGAAAACTATCCTGACCTGGCTCATCATAGGCGCTGCCGTGGGTTATTTCGTATATACGAGGGTTTTACCTTTATTTTCATCTAAAAAAAAGAGAAAACCTTTTACCCCCATACACCGTGATGAGAACAGCACCCTTACAAACAGCCAGTACAAGAAAATAGCACTGGGGGCCATCTACAGCGAGATGACACATGCATATATCAATACCCTGGCTACAGGATTGGATAAATCTTATGTAAACGGTACCCTGCTGCAAAGCTACTGGAAACTAAAAACCGCCAGTGATGCCAGGGCAAAACTGGTTTACCTGCGGGACAAGGGATATCGCTATTATCTGCCGGCAATTTACAGGGCTTTGATGGCCAAAACGGCGGAGGAACAGGAAGATATTATAGATCAAAGTTTTCAGGAAGAAGAAGATAAGGGAAAAGTGTATTCCCAACTACATAACCTGATAGATACTATGCCTGAATTGCTGCAGGACGGTATCCTACAGGATGAACAGGATATTTTGAAATACGGTATGATCGGCTGGGATTGTGGCCGGCTCGTCTTCCTCACAAGACTCTGCCTCGAAGCCCGCATTATCAACGAATCAGAAGCCTGGGCCTTCATTGACGCCGCCAGTGAACTGGCCCACATCACCTATACTGATTGGGAATCCTATGCTAAAAGTTATATTCTCGGCCGCGCCATGTGGGGTGGTATTCACTCCGGCAACCGGGACGTAGCTGCAATTGCCAGATATTTACTGGAGAGGGACGAAAGCCCCTGGCTCCAACTGCCCTGGTAA
- a CDS encoding DUF2892 domain-containing protein yields MKKNVGTVDGLIRVILAIITIFLFYNKILTDSLFMIIAVILLLTSLTGFCPLYSLLGIKTKHEAPKEPARG; encoded by the coding sequence ATGAAAAAAAATGTCGGTACAGTTGATGGATTGATCCGCGTAATTCTAGCCATCATCACCATCTTCCTGTTTTACAACAAGATACTTACAGACAGCCTTTTCATGATCATAGCAGTGATTCTTCTGCTGACCAGCCTAACCGGCTTTTGCCCTTTGTACTCGCTGCTGGGGATTAAAACAAAACATGAGGCTCCTAAAGAGCCTGCCCGGGGTTAA